From a region of the Drosophila ananassae strain 14024-0371.13 chromosome XL, ASM1763931v2, whole genome shotgun sequence genome:
- the LOC6502919 gene encoding open rectifier potassium channel protein 1 isoform X3, with product MIMIAYSVIGIPVNGILFAGLGEYFGRTFEAIYRRYKKYKMSTDMHYVPPQLGLITTVVIALIPGIALFLLLPSWVFTYFENWPYSISLYYSYVTTTTIGFGDYVPTFGPNQPREFGGWFVVYQIFVIIWFIFSLGYLVMIMTFITRGLQSKKLAYLEQQLSSNLKATQNRIWTGVTKDVGYLRRMLNELYILKVKPVYTDVDIAYTLPRSNSCPDLSMYRLEPAPMPSRKRAFSVCADLAEAQKAGLVHASSDTELSKLDREKTFETAEAYRQTTDLLAKVVSALATVKPPPADADDAALYGGYHGFSDSQILASEWSFSTVNEFSTPRRPRPRACSDFNLEPPHWQSERPLRSGHNEWTWSGDNQQIQEAFNQRYKDAVVPRLQEEETFEDQLKKPAKKFSMPDGLRRLFPFQKKRPSQDVERKLSVVSVPEGVPRPPLDYHSNTVTAASSQSYLRNGRGPPPPFAASNGSLASGGGITNLGFQLEEGQATPPVTGAYQRRATPGKRRRESIYTQNPAISARRGSMYPPTAQALAQMQMRRGSLATSGSGSAAMAAVAARRGSLFPATAASATSMTSNTTPRRSSIFSVTSDKDMNVLEQTTIADLIRALEVVHTHAVLDEQQQAAAAGGGGSNTKGGRKQRKMGNAGLDPPQLPPILSLFAGDQTRNLQMAATNRLYARRSTIVGTMSPLAGGGGAGASGGAAVGGAAGASAVRSLLEPPPSYTERAEPANVTSTPVANPVGQSKFRRRFSVRPTALQIPPGQAPPPGVSLSETSSSQTALQRRLSLRPSPLARELSPTSPPAGGSAGTSGGVEETGAQRLLPLPAGTRPSTSSTHSPLSRIVQISQAQRKSSMPSSGVGPAGGAGSGSGAGPGPGPSPAGEK from the exons ATGATCATGATTGCCTATTCCGTGATCGGCATTCCCGTCAACGGAATCCTCTTCGCCGGGTTGGGCGAGTATTTCGGAAGAACG TTCGAGGCCATCTACCGCCGTTATAAGAAGTACAAAATGTCAACGGATATGCATTACGTGCCGCCACAGTTGGGGCTGATCACCACCGTGGTTATAGCCCTGATTCCCGGTATAGCCCTGTTTCTCCTTCTGCCCTCCTGGGTCTTCACGTACTTTGAGAACTGGCCCTATTCGATTTCGCTTTACTACAGCTATGTGACCACAACCACGATAGGATTTGGAGACTATGTACCCACCTTTGGACCTAACCAG ccTCGTGAGTTTGGCGGCTGGTTTGTGGTTTACCAAATCTTTGTGATCATCTGGTTCATATTCTCCCTCGGCTACCTGGTCATGATTATGACATTCATCACCCG GGGACTTCAGAGCAAGAAACTGGCCTATTTGGAGCAACAGCTGTCCTCCAACCTGAAGGCCACCCAGAACCGCATCTGGACGGGTGTCACCAAGGACGTTGGCTACCTGCGGCGCATGCTCAACGAGCTGTATATCCTGAAAGTTAAG CCCGTGTACACCGATGTAGATATCGCCTACACCCTGCCGCGCTCCAACTCGTGTCCGGACCTGAGCATGTACCGCCTGGAGCCGGCGCCCATGCCCAGCCGGAAGCGGGCCTTCTCCGTGTGCGCCGACCTGGCGGAGGCCCAGAAGGCCGGCCTGGTCCACGCCAGCTCCGACACGGAGCTGAGCAAGCTGGACAGGGAGAAGACGTTCGAGACGGCGGAGGCGTACCGCCAGACCACGGATCTCCTCGCCAAGGTGGTCAGTGCCCTGGCCACCGTGAAGCCCCCGCCGGCGGATGCCGACGATGCAGCGTTGTACGGCGGCTACCACGGCTTCTCCGATTCGCAAATCCTGGCCAGTGAATGGTCATTCTCCACGGTAAATGAGTTCAGTACGCCGCGACGTCCCAGGCCGAGGGCCTGCTCCGACTTCAACCTGGAGCCCCCGCACTGGCAGAGCGAGCGTCCCCTAAGATCGGGGCACAACGAGTGGACCTGGAGCGGGGACAACCAGCAAATCCAGGAGGCCTTCAACCAGCGGTACAAGGACGCGGTGGTGCCGCGCCTCCAGGAGGAGGAGACTTTCGAGGATCAGCTAAAGAAGCCGGCCAAAAAGTTCTCCATGCCGGACGGACTACGCCGTCTGTTTCCATTCCAGAAGAAGCGTCCTTCGCAGGACGTGGAGCGAAAGTTGTCAGTGGTTTCGGTGCCGGAGGGTGTGCCAAGACCGCCATTGGATTATCACAGCAACACCGTAACGGCTGCCTCCAGTCAGTCGTATCTCAGGAACGGCCGTGGTCCGCCGCCACCGTTTGCCGCCTCCAACGGCAGCCTTGCCAGCGGCGGCGGAATCACCAACTTGGGCTTCCAGCTGGAGGAGGGACAGGCCACGCCACCGGTAACAGGCGCCTATCAACGCCGCGCCACCCCGGGCAAGCGCCGCCGGGAGAGCATCTACACCCAGAACCCCGCCATTTCCGCCCGCCGCGGCAGCATGTATCCGCCCACGGCTCAGGCCCTGGCGCAGATGCAGATGCGCCGCGGCAGTCTGGCCACCAGCGGCTCCGGTTCCGCCGCCATGGCTGCGGTAGCCGCCCGCCGGGGTAGCCTCTTCCCGGCCACTGCCGCCTCTGCTACTTCGATGACTTCCAACACCACGCCTCGCAGGAGCAGCATCTTTTCGGTCACCTCTGACAAGGACATGAATGTCCTGGAGCAGACCACCATTGCGGATTTGATTCGGGCACTGGAAGTGGTCCACACCCACGCCGTCTTGGACGAACAACAGCAGGCTGCGGCGGCCGGAGGTGGAGGGTCCAACACTAAGGGAGGACGCAAGCAGCGGAAGATGGGCAATGCCGGGCTGGACCCACCTCAGTTGCCGCCCATACTGTCACTATTCGCCGGAGATCAGACCAGGAACCTACAAATGGCAGCCACCAATCGCTTATATGCGCGCCGGTCCACCATTGTGGGCACCATGTCCCCCTTGGCGGGAGGAGGCGGAGCTGGTGCATCCGGAGGAGCAGCAGTAGGAGGGGCAGCAGGAGCCTCTGCTGTGCGCTCTCTTCTGgagcctcctccaagttataCAGAGAGGGCTGAGCCAGCAAATGTCACATCAACTCCAGTGGCCAATCCGGTGGGACAAAGCAAATTCCGGCGTCGCTTCAGTGTTCGACCCACGGCTTTGCAGATTCCCCCGGGTCAGGCACCACCGCCTGGTGTCAGCCTATCGGAGACATCCTCGTCACAAACCGCCCTGCAGAGGCGTCTGTCGCTGAGACCTTCGCCTTTGGCCAGAGAACTGTCCCCCACATCGCCGCCCGCCGGAGGCAGTGCAGGCACAAGTGGCGGCGTCGAGGAGACGGGAGCACAGCGTCTGCTACCTTTGCCTGCCGGCACCAGACCCAGCACCAGTAGCACCCATTCACCGCTCTCCAGGATTGTCCAGATCTCGCAGGCTCAAAGGAAGAGCAGCATGCCCAGCTCAGGAGTGGGCCCAGCAGGAGGAGCTGGTTCGGGATCCGGAGCGGGACCAGGACCTGGACCAAGTCCTGCCGGCGAAAAGTAG